One Megalobrama amblycephala isolate DHTTF-2021 linkage group LG15, ASM1881202v1, whole genome shotgun sequence genomic window, CTAAAATCTTCCAAATTTCCAAACCTTACGGCCAGATTCATgaagatgaattcttcaaaaagtcgtggtacaagaggatgtggtgctggtccttcaagagtcactctcagtctgtctttatgtattttaaacacttcagcctgtgattcttattaagtgcgggtcattttgtaggattctttacctaaccTACCTAGGGGAATTTACAGTTAAAGACCCAAAAGACCAGATATGATGAATGAAGACCTGGAGTCAgagttgaaaaaaataaattgaagaaaattttactgatgaatagtttgcagtttcatcagcagaagccagcttcaagtctcacaaggagttcgtaggccactctgcgtacattcacatttccacaacaattatactctaacagagtcaactaactacgtcattacttcaggttgaatgattctgattggctaagaaaattAGACAATATTAGAAATTTTCCACACGtggacagatagtcagaagcatatctcccttcGTCACAGTGATGATGATCAGACCCTGAACTTAGACACAGGATGTCCTGTTAAGTCATGAAAAGGCGTCTGCAGGTCTCAAGCAGAGTGCCAGTTGTCCATTGATACCAATACAGGACCTACACACAGAACAGAACACATATacagatacacatgattcacagcttcttcaaagctgaagttgatctgagctctaCTCTGAACAGGAGACTTTGCCAAAACATACtcataacatgttcttttctctcattgagaggtacagacaatattcatcattattctctagtgtttgaagatgaaaaggaaaataaatgctttaacataagttgaagtcattcaaataatgtaatatttagaaagaaatatgttgattaaagggatagttcccccaaaaatgaaaattctgccatcatttactcaccctcaagtagaatgtcagtaaccaaacagatctcgccccccatttactaccgtagtaggaaaaataaatactatggcagtcaatggggGATGAGATCtatttggttactgacattctttcaAATATCTTCCTTCTTGTTCACCAGAACAAAGATATTTATACAGGTTTgcaactacttgagggtgagtaaatgatgacagaatttacatttttgggtgaacgatccCTTTGATAACTTGATTATACATCACTCAAAAGATATATcgtccccttggaattataaggttctatctgacatttttgtcagaattgagttattcacatattcatattctgtgacaattatattatataatgtttcttttttttaagttatgtacattttggtaatttttttttagaaaacaaaaaggttctatctacaaacccgattccaaaaaagttgggacactgtacaaattgtgaataaaaaagaaatgcaataatttacaaatctcataaacttatattttattgacaatagaatatagataacatatcaaatgttgaaagtgagacatttagaaatgtcatgccaaatattggctcattttgcaaGTTATTAGGTCagttggcaacatgattgggtataaaaagagcctctcagagtggcagtgtctctcagaagtcaagatgggcagaggatcaccaattcccccaatgctgcggcaaaaaTAGTACAGCAATGATGTTTCCTTTTCGTGTCTCATTGCAGCTGATCAGGACAGATTTCTATGGAAGAGATGCTTTATCGTGTCACGTTTGGTGTCACAGCTGGATCTGAAGATGATCTAGATACTGTGATTGTGACCGTACACTAGATCATTGATCAAACTCTAGCatgtttctctccagtgtgaatcctttCTTGTGTTTCAAAGGCTTCAACATACAGCGCTGTGTCTTTTGTGCTGTAATATTAAGAATGAATCTTCAGGTGTTTCTTCAGGACTCATGCTCAATGAATCGGTTTCCTGCACTGATCACAGTTAAATGCCCTACTGAAAAATCCAGCTTAACCCAGCTActtccagcttaaaccagctaagaccagccatccagcttaggctggttttagctgaaTTTTTCAGCAGGGCGGTCTTTCTTCAGAATGAGAAGACATGATTTCAGAGCGAAAGCCTGAGCTGCTTCTTCCCAgcgtgaactctcatgtgaatcttCAGCCTtaatttacaaacccgattccaaaaacgttgggacactgtacaaattgtgaataaaaaaggaatgcaataattttcaaatctcataaacttatattttattgacaatagaatatagataacatatcaaatgttgaaagtgagacatttagaaatgtcatgccaaatattggctcattttggatttaatgagagctacacattccaaaaaagttgggaaaggtagcaataagaggccggaaaagttaaatgtacatataaggaacagctggaggaccaatttgcaacttattaggacAATTGGCAACattataaaaagagcctctcagagtggcagtgtctcttagaagtgcgtaagggtcaaggccgggaAACcttactggatgcccgtgatcttcgggcccttagacggcactgcgtCACAtaaggaatgctactgtaatggaaatcacaacatgggctcaggaatacttgcAGAAAACGGTGTCGGTGTCAGCTAAAACTCTATGAACACAATCCAccttctctgggccaaggctcgtttaaaatggactgtggcaaagtagaaaactgttctgtggtcagacgaatcaaaatttgaagttctttttggataactgggatgccatgtcatgcggactaaagaggacaaggacaacccaagttgttatcagcgctcatttcagaagcctgcatctctgatggtatggggttgcatgaatgcgtgtggcatgggcagcttacacatctggaaaggcaccatcaatgctgaaaggtatatccaagttctagaacaacatatgctcccatccagatgtcgtctctttcagggaagaccttgcactttccaacatgacaatgccagaccacatactgcatcagttacaacatcatggctgcgtagaaggaggATCCGGGTACAAAGATGACCTAAACAGTTGgcctagaagcctgtattagacaagaatgggacaacattcctattcctaaacttgagcaacttgtctcctcagtccccagacgtttgccgactgttataaaaagaagaggggatgccacacagtggtaaacatggccttgtcccaacttttttgagatgtgttaatgccatgaaatttcaaatcaacttattttcccttaaaatgctacattttctcagtttaaacatttgatatgtcatctatgttgtattctgaataaaatattgaaatttgaaacttccacatcattgcattctgtttttattcacgaTTTGTACAGCGTCCCAAcatttttggaatcgggtttgtagatctgaaacattttttacacaattttcaaaattcaaaaaggttttaggaaaaaaaaaatcacttggGTTTTTGTGTGCTTTAGTCtctccttttatttatttttgaactgAGACAATGTAACTGTAGTGATCATCAGCATGTTCCTCAGCTTTATAATGAATGAAGAAAAACCtcttttttcttcagtattGTGATGGTTCATTCTGCAGGTTCTGGATCACTGGTGTTCTCTCTGTCCTCCTCTTGCAGATGCTTTCTGGTAGTtctgacaaaaacaaacatgttttatttCCAACAGACACAATGTGAGATGAATAATCAATATGTCAGACTCTGCTCAGGCTAATCATGTGTTTAAATCACGTAATCCAGCCTTGGGTTTGATGTGGACCAAAccttcagtttgtgttgttcaaaacttttACTAGGATTGGGACAACTTTCAGGAACaatgtaataaaactttaaaattggTTAAATCCTACAATATTTATATGTAGTATACACATATTTTGCAGTTTATTTGTTTACAGTGATAAAGCACACACACAAGACATTTATTAAGGCAGTTATCCTGGCAGTTAAGAAATGAACTTACACAGAAGCAACAGTTTCTCAACACATAAAGAGGCACTACTCACTGTAATTGTTTTTCGTATGATGATAACTGAACGAACCTCTTCCCACACGGATCACGGTAATatggtttctccactgcatggatcttcatgtgtatcttcaggtgacttttaaaagagaaactcaATCCGCAATGATTACacgtgtgcggcttctctctgctgtgaaTCCTCTCATGTACTTTCAGATATGATGACTGATTGAATCTCTTTTCACAGTATGAACACTTGtgcggtttctctccagtgtgaattctctggtgaaGTTTTAAACTGCTTGCTGCAgtaaaactcttcccacactcaaagcacatgtagtCTCTCACATCATTATGAATTTTCTGATGCACATGTAAAATGTAGagcagtgaaaaactctttccacacacagaacatgaatgtggcttctccttcgtATGAACTACCAGGTGTGTCTTCAGGTTTGATGCCCTAAGAAACGACTTGCCGCAGTGATCACATGTGAACTTCTTCTCTCCgttgtggatcctcatgtgaatcTTAAGGTGTGGTGATTGTGCGAAACTCTTCCCGCACTGATCACATGAGTGTGGTTTCTCTCCTgtatggatcttcatgtgtcgTATAAGATTAGGTTTTTGTGTGAAGCTCTTtccgcactgatcacatgtgtgtggtttctctccagtatgaactgtCATGTGAACATCAAGATTAGGTTTGTTTCTGAAGCTCTTCCCGCATTGaccacatgtgaacggcttctctccaggaTGAACTGTCATGTGACGCTCAAGACTATCTTTCCTTgagaagctcttcccacactgatcacatgtgaacggcttctctccagcaTGAGCTCTCATGTGACGctcaaaattacatttgtttgggaaactctttccacactgagtgcaggtgaaagatttcttggctcttcttttctttaaaaatgtctttttagtctgttgagcgactcaaaggtttttctccaggtttgacatgatgtttctcctccacttcactcagttcttcactctcctccttcacttccatcagctctgaaatgaaagaaatatgGAGTGAAAGGACATAAAAGATCCCTGATATAATAGCAGAAAGTAGACAACTGCTATAAAATACGaccattttgctgtttttcttcattaattaaatgaacagaaattttcacattttattgacttccattcatacaCATGTGAAAGTGGGACACCAGAAACGAAAGCTCGAGCGAAGACGTCATATCACAACCGTTGCGGTGTCTGTAGAAATTTCACATGCTCAAAGTCGAGCGACCGTGGCTTTAACTAGTTTTAAATGTCTATCATGCTAGTCAAACTACTGGTTTATTTACATTACCGCACTGGTGCAcgattatttaataaataattcactACATTTGTGTCTGTATATTGTTTCACAAAGTAATGTTTAAGTGAAGCCTGATGCCTTTCACAAAAGAAAGAGCCCAGTCTCTTCCAAACAGTGAGGTGTTGGAGATCTCAGAAGTGAAGACCAGGAGACTCAGTTGTGTCTTCAACAGGATTCTTTATTGAGAAAATGTACTGTTGGTCGCTGCAGTCATCAAGTCCAGCTAAGGTAGTGTACATTGTagtttaaccctcaggggtctgaggatttttggggccctggagaagttttgacatgccctgacatttgtgcttttttcagttgttcataaacatattaatggaaaaagtgtcattacactgtattcagcacaaactaggctacaataatatgtgaggaacatgtatgtacatgtttgtatttttgaaggaataacgtttatgcgtggttattgaaaaaacaaaaaacttaagtcactgaaataaagccaaaaaatatatattaaatctgtgttcacaagacttctgggtattggaggttgtagactagagtttttgcttcaaaatgaggtaaaaattatgctgcctgcttgttcatataaaacaatagagatatttaaattttctaaaacatctttggtcaagaaacacagtatgcgtggaggtgtgaatcatcatgaataatgggtgattctcacctgagaagacaaaagaattgcataaagagctctaatgtcctgcataaataatgagctctttcagttaggtaggctgtgaaaaaaccctctgtggatcatgtggtgtatatcaaacatacagaaaaaacagcaatactgtgaaatattattacaatttaaaataatgggattctattatattctttaaaatataatgcatttctgtgatgcaaagtgtctgaacagttatgttacctctatggcatttcatataggcttttagcttaaaagcatgcacatttggagaaatattgatggattctcatatgtttatgtcaattttctatacagaggagtaatatttattcaatatttattatcatcactatgaatgctggatactgttttcaattcatacttgcagccggagggcgctcctTTAGTCTACAAATTCATATAatgaagaacaggaaccaggaactaacggcatgtcttctagagatcgctaaccatggctttaacatccagataaacacttatcaagacaataaatacacgattgagacaatgcatacaagtattgcctctgaatttgcctctgaatagcgctggctccgtgggcgtggccgcattagcggataatgagctgaatcatggactttgacatggctctcttttcatacagattacataaacacagaatgtttgttttcgatttgacttacacgatttaaaacctgacatttcaacgttttttagacagaagtctcatttttttgtgattagtattcactaagttacagttcattttctgagaactatcagattggacttcattcagagggagacgagcgatcacgcatcatgtttgttttctttattttgcaaaaagaacaacattttgtttttactctgagtgtacacaaataaaagaagatattccacagattaaaatggtgtatagctcttaattgtatgtgcaacattgacggagtattttgagtctctttcacactggttagaaaaaaaacgcggtggtcaCGCctggcgtgaccgccgacccgagggagttaaatacattttaggGATAGAGActgttaaataatttcttatttcttgggCTTCATTTTTTGACTTTATCTTTTTCTTGGGATTTTGGGgtttgggggctcgtccgggatattCCGAAGAAAcctttaactttatttattgactgattgattgcattattattataatatgtcCTTACCAGATACTATATTAACTTGATGTATTATTTTATGGAGCTGTAGCTGCTGGGGAAAAATGAGAACAGTTATATTTTCTGTAGTTCACCACTACATTACCACTATACTTCCACTAAACAGAATCTATGTTTacccagccaaaattatatcagTTCTGAGAACTACAGGAATGTGAAAAGTGTCCAATAAATAGTTGTAACTATGACTCTAAATCCAAAATTGCTTCATGTGGCTTTGAATGAAAGATGAATCACTTGTTCATATCAGTAAGCAAGAGTTGTTGTGTAAGCTTTTTGTTATCATTCTTTGTCAGTTTAATATATTGTCAGGtaatatattttccattaaatacagtataaaaggGTTAGAGCACTTTACCCCGTTGAAAAGGTGCAGTTAAAGTTAAGATACAGTACTCAGTATGAATGATCATACCCCTCCGAAACCCAATTTAGAAAATAATCTTGATATCTATTTTAAATCTGATGATTTGCTGGGAAGAGATATAATGCATAAATTGGGAGTGGAAATTGTGTTTACTAaaaatgtttctcttttcttctcttttgtGCTGATGGTATCCACTGAGCCACACCCTCATCCTGCTGATTACATGCTGAGTGAAGCTAAGAGTGAAGGACAAAGCAGGTTTCATCAACGATAAACCGTACACTGCAGATGGACAAAGTTGGCGACTGATACAAGATTTGAGGAAGATCAATGACCTGATCATTCCGTTTTCACCAGTGGTACTGGATGTGGTaactataataaatgtaatatcaccTACACACAAATTCTATAATGTCCTTGATATATGCTCTGCTTTTTGCAGCATACCGATATCTGAAGAGGCGCAGCCATTATTTTAGTTTACGtacaaaaaacaacaatttaCATGGACACGTCTTCCTAAGGGCTACGTTGACTCGCCTGCTGTGTCTGTGTGACAAGGCTTTGCGTCAAGGCATTGACACCAAAGCCTCACCACAACAAACAATCAAGTGGACTGAtgaaatggatgctgccttcaACGATTTGAAACACTCCATCATGTCAGCCCCCGCGTTGCCTGGCCTTCCTGACTACAAAAAGGACTTCCACCTTTACGGCAATGCAGCGGGGAAACTGGCCCAGGAACACAGTATGAGTTATCGCCCTGTGGCGTATCTTTCCAAAACATTAGACAACATTGCACAAGGTCTGCCTTCGAGCAGTGGCTGCTGCTGCACTGATGGTACAAGATGCTGAAAAAACAGTCCTCTCACATCCATTGACATTACACACCTCACACCAGGTAAATGCAATTTTACATAATCTTAACACACAGTACATGACAGCACAGCGTCTTTTTTATGAGGCAACATTGTTAGTGAATACAAATTTAACAATTAAGCCAACATTCATTCACTGTCATTGCTTTGAGAGAGTTGCTCGGCACTGCCGACCAAACCACTGACAGCACTGATGAGGGACATGATTGTTTGAAAACATTGAAACTGAAACTGCTTGTAGGACCGATCTGTTAGATACAGCCCTAGAAGAGGGGGATAGTCTATATGTTGACGGTTCATGTTCTAATCCATCAGATGGTGTATATTTATGTGGCTATGCAGTTGTTAGACTCCCTGATGAAGTGGTAGAAGCAGAATCATTAACATTCACATCAGCACAGGCAGTGGAACTAGTGGCGCTAACAAGAGCTTGTGAGCTTTTAAAAGATAGAATCAGTATAAATTGTGACAATTTTAAGTATGCGTACAGTGCAGTCCATGACTTTACCAAAACATGGaaacaaagaaattaaagtCAAAGTCAAAGTCAATTTTATTGTCACATCACCACAGCACATGTGCCTTGGAGAGTGAAATTCTTGGGAGCGTGCTCCAAAGATTGCAGAAACAATTAACATATACCATACAGACATATGACCATACAGACTTCAACAGGTAAAAATGTGCAATATGCACATACATATATTCAGTACACACAGTGTACTATTAGACATACTTACAGTTAGCATTACACTACACATTATACTCAATATGTACATACATACAGTTAGCACTACACATTATACACTATACACAGAAAGGACACCTTCTACATTATGTagacatatatacacataaaaatATGCTAAGAAGCAACAGATGTATGTGAACTGAATACAAAAATGTCATGGGTGTGCATCGGACGGTATCCAGTAACAGGTAACAGGTAGCTTATTGTATTAAGTGCAGTGTGCATGTATAGTCCAGTGTTGGGCTGTTAAGTTAAAGTGCGGTGTGAGCATACCATTGTGGAGTATGCTGTAAGGTGTATTAGTTTATATTGTTCATTAGTCTGATAGCCTGAGGGAAGAATCTATCCCTAAGTCGGCTAGTGCGGGCATGGATGCTGCGGAGACGTCTTCCTGAGGGCAGCAGAGAGAGCAGTCTGTGGGATGGGTGGCTGGAGTCATTGATGATCCTCTGGGCTTTCCTTATACACCGCCTGGTGTAGATGTCCTGGAGGGAGGGAAGCTCACCTCCAACAATGTGGCTGGCAGTTCGCACAACCCTTTTCAGAGCTTTACGGTTGCCAGCAGTGCTGTTTCCGAACCAGGCAGTGATGCAGCCCGTCAGGGTGCTCTCTATAGTGCAGATGTAGAATGATCTGAGGATGCTGGGGCTCATTCCAAACTTCCTCAGTCGTCTCAGGAAGAAGAGGCGTTGATGTGCCTTCTTCAGCACTGCGTCAGTGTGTGTAGACCAGGTGAGATCCTCACTGATGTTAACGCAGAGGAACTTAAAGCTGCTTACCCGCTCCACAGGTGTCTTGTCGATGGTGATGGATTTGTGTTCTCTGCTCTGTCTTCTGAAATCCACCACCAGCTCCTTGGTCTTGTCGATGTTGAGTGAGAGGTGGTTCTCCTGACACCATTTAGTTAGAGTGCTCACCTCCTCTCTGTAGGCCGTCTCATCATTGTCGGTGATCAGGCCTATCACCGTTGTGTCATCAGCGAATTTGACGATGACGTTGGAGCTGTGTGTGGCTGTAGAGTCATATGTGTACAGGGAGTACAGGAGTGGGCTGAGGACACAGCCCTGAGGAGCACCAGTGTTGAGGGTCACCAGTGTTGAGGGTCAGCGGGGATGATGTATTATTGCCCATTCTGACCACCTGACTTCTGCCTGTCAGGAAGTCCAGGATCCAGCTGCACAGAGGTCTGTTtagtcccagagtctggagatTCGCAACAAGTGTGGCAGGCACTATGGTGTTAAATGCTGAGCTGTAGTCTACAAACAGCATTCTCACATAGGTGTTCTTATTATCCAGGTGGGAGAGAGCAGTGTGTAGGGTGAAAGCAATGGCATCCTCTGTAGAACGGTTGCTACAGTATGCAAATTGAAGCGGATCCAATGAGGAAGGCAGCACAGAGCAGAATCTCTGATGAGTCCCCCAAAACACTTGCTGAAGATGGGTGTGAGAGCAACAGGCCTCCAGTCATTTAAgcatgtgattttgtttttctttggtaTGGGCACAATGGTGGATTTTTTGAAGCACGAGGGAACCACAGATAGACAGAGGGAGAGGTTGAAAATGTCTGTGAAAACACCAGCTAGTTGGGATGTGCATGCTCGGAGCACACGGCCTGGGATGCCATCAGGACCCGCAGCCTTGCGGATATTTACCCATCGGAAGGATCGGGTTACATCCGCGACAGAGACAGTGAGTGCACTCATATCTTCTGCAGCAGCTGCGGGAGCGCTCTCTGTGTGGGCGGTGTTGAGAGCCTCGAAACGAGCATAAAAGTTATTAAGCTCATCCGGTAGAGAGGCGGCAATGTTCACAGTAGTTGGTTTATTCCCTTTAAAATCTGTGATGTTATGGATTCCCTGCCACATACTTCTTGCATCGTTGATGTTGAATTGTTCTTCAactttgtttttatattgtctTTTTGCGGCTTTGATGGATTTTCTGAGATTGTAGTTGGTTTGTTTGCGATCATCAGCATTCCCAGAATTAAAAGCGGATGTCTGCGCTGACAAGGCTGCTCGAACCTCGTTGTTAATCCACAGTTTTTGGTTGGGGTAGATGCGGATTGTTTTTGTCGGCACTACATCTTCTACACACTTCCTGAGTACGCCTCTATGTCGCCATCAGACGCTGCCCGGAACATGTCCCAGTCTACGTGATCAAAACAGTCCTGTAGTATAGCGTCTGATTGGTCCGACCAGCATTGAATTGTCCTGAGGGCGGGTGCTTCCAGTTTCAGTTTCTGCCTATAGGCAGGCAGGAGCAGAATGGAGGAGTGATCCGATTTGCCGAAAGGTGGGCGGGGGAGAGCTTTGTAGGCGTCCCGGAAAGGAGAGTAACAGTGGTCCAGTGCGCGATCACCACGCGTATTTATGGTGATGTGTTGAAAATATTTTGGAGCTATTGTTCTGAAGTTGGCTTTGTTAAAGTCCCCCGCAACAATAAACGCTGCATCTGGGTACGCAGTTTCCTGCTCACTTATATTCCCATACAGTTCCTTGAGTGCCTGGTCTGTGTTGGCTTGAGGAGGAAGACAGCAAATGGAAAACCAATAGCACATTCTGATTTGATAGGCAATTTAATTAATGCAGTGCAGCTGCCGAACAAAGTGGCCATAGTCAAGGTGAGGGGACATGCAGCAGGAGATTCAGAGGAAATAAGAGGTAATCAATTGGCTGATACAGACAAACAGGGAATTATCAGAGACTCTGAAGGGAAAGTGGCCTTGCCAAAGTCGATACTTGTGCTGCTTATACGTCACTATCATGGTCTCTCACACACAAGTGCTGCAAAGACAGCTCAAGCAATTAATGCTTTGTATTGCATTGCAGAGAAACCAACACACCAAGCACCTGAGAGACGACCTtaaacaaagcatgcaaatgaagTATTCAGGTATAGGAACCCGTCCCAGACTGTAGAGGTTCGATAGTCCTAATCCAATCAGCATAACTAGTCAACAAATGGGACAAAGCTATTAAAGACAATCTGACTCATTAGACAGAACAGGAACTGGCAGAAAACTCATGCTGGAAACTTTGCTTAACAGAATCATTCATCTGGTATTATCAtcttaaaatgctaaatataatGTTAGTATTTCATGGGATGTTATGTCAGGACGTAGAATCAgcagatcttaaacagattcttaaatttgtaatcccacagaGGCATTCGGGTTATTATGTATATTcagcatgtttttttctttttgaatcaGATCCATATGGTATCGGCCAATACTGAATCCCAGGTATCGGAATCAGTATCTGAGGCAAAAAAGGCAGATAGGAGCATCCCTAATTCAGGtggtttataaagttttatatatatgttttatgtgtttgaattatttttatatgttttatttgttacttgatatttttaaaaaatgcatgatcttctacagcatgatgggagCACAGGAAAATAATCTCAA contains:
- the LOC125247651 gene encoding gastrula zinc finger protein XlCGF8.2DB-like isoform X2, with amino-acid sequence MRAHAGEKPFTCDQCGKSFSRKDSLERHMTVHPGEKPFTCGQCGKSFRNKPNLDVHMTVHTGEKPHTCDQCGKSFTQKPNLIRHMKIHTGEKPHSCDQCGKSFAQSPHLKIHMRIHNGEKKFTCDHCGKSFLRASNLKTHLVVHTKEKPHSCSVCGKSFSLLYILHVHQKIHNDVRDYMCFECGKSFTAASSLKLHQRIHTGEKPHKCSYCEKRFNQSSYLKVHERIHSREKPHTCNHCGLSFSFKSHLKIHMKIHAVEKPYYRDPCGKRTTRKHLQEEDRENTSDPEPAE
- the LOC125247651 gene encoding gastrula zinc finger protein XlCGF8.2DB-like isoform X1, which encodes MRAHAGEKPFTCDQCGKSFSRKDSLERHMTVHPGEKPFTCGQCGKSFRNKPNLDVHMTVHTGEKPHTCDQCGKSFTQKPNLIRHMKIHTGEKPHSCDQCGKSFAQSPHLKIHMRIHNGEKKFTCDHCGKSFLRASNLKTHLVVHTKEKPHSCSVCGKSFSLLYILHVHQKIHNDVRDYMCFECGKSFTAASSLKLHQRIHTGEKPHKCSYCEKRFNQSSYLKVHERIHSREKPHTCNHCGLSFSFKSHLKIHMKIHAVEKPYYRDPCGKRFVQLSSYEKQLQTTRKHLQEEDRENTSDPEPAE